The following proteins are encoded in a genomic region of Sparus aurata chromosome 11, fSpaAur1.1, whole genome shotgun sequence:
- the cdkn2c gene encoding cyclin-dependent kinase 4 inhibitor C isoform X2, with the protein MVLITVKVVKLGHSPLVEDLLVAGADPDIPDPACGLTVTHDAARDGFMDTVRVLVKHRAKVNLVDVKGNLPLHLAAREGHLEVVRLLTEHTDDCQAPNGAGYTARQLALQREKMDVVQYIDEYLSSH; encoded by the exons ATGGTTTTAATCACAGTGaaa GTGGTGAAGTTGGGGCACAGCCCTCTGGTCGAGGATCTTCTCGTGGCGGGAGCAGACCCCGACATACCTGACCCGGCGTGCGGTCTCACCGTGACGCACGACGCCGCACGCGATGGATTCATGGATACTGTGCGCGTGCTGGTGAAACACAGGGCAAAAGTGAACCTCGTGGATGTGAAAGGGAACCTGCCGCTGCACCTGGCTGCCAGGGAAGGTCACCTGGAGGTGGTGCGGCTGCTGACTGAACACACCGATGACTGCCAGGCACCCAACGGTGCCGGATACACCGCCAGGCAGCTCGCGCTCCAACGCGAGAAGATGGACGTTGTCCAATACATCGACGAGTATTTGAGCTCAC ACTAG
- the cdkn2c gene encoding cyclin-dependent kinase 4 inhibitor C isoform X1 yields the protein MADELVDKLCNASAKGDLSKVLLLLQDGAAVNGLNTYNRTALQVVKLGHSPLVEDLLVAGADPDIPDPACGLTVTHDAARDGFMDTVRVLVKHRAKVNLVDVKGNLPLHLAAREGHLEVVRLLTEHTDDCQAPNGAGYTARQLALQREKMDVVQYIDEYLSSH from the exons ATGGCTGATGAGTTAGTTGACAAGCTTTGCAATGCATCTGCCAAGGGAGATCTATCCAAGGTTTTGCTTTTGCTGCAAGATGGAGCAGCTGTTAATGGATTAAATACATACAACAGAACTGCACTGCAG GTGGTGAAGTTGGGGCACAGCCCTCTGGTCGAGGATCTTCTCGTGGCGGGAGCAGACCCCGACATACCTGACCCGGCGTGCGGTCTCACCGTGACGCACGACGCCGCACGCGATGGATTCATGGATACTGTGCGCGTGCTGGTGAAACACAGGGCAAAAGTGAACCTCGTGGATGTGAAAGGGAACCTGCCGCTGCACCTGGCTGCCAGGGAAGGTCACCTGGAGGTGGTGCGGCTGCTGACTGAACACACCGATGACTGCCAGGCACCCAACGGTGCCGGATACACCGCCAGGCAGCTCGCGCTCCAACGCGAGAAGATGGACGTTGTCCAATACATCGACGAGTATTTGAGCTCAC ACTAG